Genomic window (Blattabacterium cuenoti):
TTCGTTTAAAAAAACACTTACTTCCTTGTAGAAGTCTGTAGGATTGTCTATATGAATCCAATGATTAGATTTTTTTATAGTACAAATTCTATATTTAGGAAATAACTTACGTATAGAATAATGGTCTTTATGAAGAAGATAATTCGAATATTCTCCTCGTAAAAATAGTGTAGGGCCATGATATAAACCATTTTTTATTTCTTTATGAATTAAAGAATCATAATTTTTTTCAATATTTAATAAAGAAAAAGAAAAACATAATTTTCCATTTTTTTGTCTTTTAGTACACTTAGAAAAAAATGACCTGACTTTCATATCATCTATCCAGATTTTTAAAAAAAAATCAAGATCTTTTCTGCTTTTAATGATATTGAAATCTACTTTTTTTAAAATATAGATTAGTTTTTTTTGATTAATATCAATGTAAGCTTTAGGGCTAATATCCACAATTATCACTTTTTGTGGAATAATAGGATATTTAATAGAAAATTTCATAACTGCCCTTCCTCCCATAGAATGTCCTAATAATATAGGATGATTTAATTCATAAAAACAAATATATTTTAATATATCTGTTGATATGATATCATAATTCATTTTATCTGAAATAAAACTATTTCCATGATTCCTAATGTCTAATAAATGAACTTGATAAGTTTTTTCAAATTTTTTAGCAAAAGAAATCCAATTTTTTCCATTTCCAAACAAACCATGAAAAACTAAAATAGGAGGACCAGATCCATAAATTTTAGAATTTAATATCATTTTAATACTTTATGAATTTTTTTTAAATAACTTTGTATTGTATTTTCTAATCCCATATATATAGATTCGTTAATTAAAGCATGTCCAATTGATACCTCTGATATATAGGGGATTTTTTTTATTAAAAAAGAAATATTATCCAAATTTAAATCATGTCCAGCATTAATTAACATATGATTATCAACAGCAATTTTTGCTGTATCAACATATATATCAATACAATTCCATTTTTTATCTTCATATCCTATAGCAAAATAGCCTGTATATAATTCTATCCTATCTGCTCCTGTTTTAGCTGCATATGGGACTAATTCAGGTTTTGGATCTAAAAAAATGGAAGTACGAATTCCATAATCTTTTAATTTTTTAATTTTATCTGTCAAAAAATCTTGATACAAGAAAGTATTCCATCCAGAATTTGATGTTATTACATCTTCAGAATCAGGAACTAAAGTTACTTGTGAAGGCTTAACATCTAATACTAAATTCATAAATTTTTCAGTAGGATTTCCCTCTATGTTCAATTCTGTTGTAATAACAGAACTTATATCATAAACATCCTTATATGTAATATGTCTTTCATCAGGACGTGGATGAATAGTTATTCCTTGACATCCAAATTTTTGAACATCTATTGCGACCTGCAAAACATTAGGAATATTCCCACATCTTGCATTTCTTAATGTAGCTATTTTATTAATATTTACACTTAAGTTTACCATTTTTTTAAAACTTCTTTTT
Coding sequences:
- a CDS encoding alpha/beta fold hydrolase — encoded protein: MILNSKIYGSGPPILVFHGLFGNGKNWISFAKKFEKTYQVHLLDIRNHGNSFISDKMNYDIISTDILKYICFYELNHPILLGHSMGGRAVMKFSIKYPIIPQKVIIVDISPKAYIDINQKKLIYILKKVDFNIIKSRKDLDFFLKIWIDDMKVRSFFSKCTKRQKNGKLCFSFSLLNIEKNYDSLIHKEIKNGLYHGPTLFLRGEYSNYLLHKDHYSIRKLFPKYRICTIKKSNHWIHIDNPTDFYKEVSVFLNET
- a CDS encoding pyridoxine 5'-phosphate synthase gives rise to the protein MVNLSVNINKIATLRNARCGNIPNVLQVAIDVQKFGCQGITIHPRPDERHITYKDVYDISSVITTELNIEGNPTEKFMNLVLDVKPSQVTLVPDSEDVITSNSGWNTFLYQDFLTDKIKKLKDYGIRTSIFLDPKPELVPYAAKTGADRIELYTGYFAIGYEDKKWNCIDIYVDTAKIAVDNHMLINAGHDLNLDNISFLIKKIPYISEVSIGHALINESIYMGLENTIQSYLKKIHKVLK